In Ischnura elegans chromosome 9, ioIscEleg1.1, whole genome shotgun sequence, the following proteins share a genomic window:
- the LOC124164881 gene encoding 60S ribosomal protein L13a, translated as MVGMSDKPIVIDGKGHLLGRLAAIVAKTALQGNNVIILRCEQINISGNFFRTKLKYLAFLRKRCNVNPARGPFHFRAPAKIFWRTVRGMLPHKTQRGKDALRRVKAYDGCPPPYDRRKKLVVPGAMRVLCLKPGRKYCHLGRLSHEVGWKYQHVVRTLEAKRKIKSILDLRRRKILNKITKMATDKVAPRVEPYTNVIRSYGYN; from the exons ATGGTGGGAATGAGTGACAAG CCCATCGTCATCGATGGGAAGGGCCATCTTCTAGGACGTCTGGCGGCGATAGTTGCGAAAACAGCCCTTCAGGGAAACAATGTTATAATTTTAAGATGTGAACAGATAAACATATCTGGTAATTTTTTCAG GACGAAGTTGAAGTATTTGGCGTTTTTGAGAAAAAGATGCAACGTCAACCCAGCACGAGGCCCCTTCCACTTCAGAGCACCGGCTAAGATCTTTTGGCGTACAGTGAGAG gcatgCTTCCACATAAGACACAGCGAGGCAAGGATGCTTTGCGGAGGGTGAAGGCATACGACGGTTGCCCACCTCCATATGACAGGCGCAAGAAGTTGGTTGTTCCGGGGGCCATGCGAGTACTCTGCTTGAAACCTGGACGCAAG taTTGTCACCTGGGCCGTCTTTCTCATGAAGTGGGCTGGAAGTACCAGCATGTTGTTAGGACACTTGAGGCTAAGAGGAAGATAAAGAGCATCCTGGACCTCCGCCGTAGGAAAATCCTTAAC AAAATCACCAAGATGGCAACAGATAAGGTGGCCCCAAGAGTTGAGCCTTACACTAATGTAATTCGATCCTATGGTTACAATTAA